One window of the Chitinophaga niabensis genome contains the following:
- a CDS encoding SAM hydrolase/SAM-dependent halogenase family protein, with the protein MPIITLTSDIGLQDYLAGAIKGLLLQHCADAQVVDISHHISPFNLPQATYICRSAFKYFPEETFHLVLNNLFDRKADYLLMARHNNQFICCADNGIVTMIAGEKPTQVVRLPLVPGENKHTLNMVKVMALAIAAMMKGASMEQVGTPVTELTVKNNLQPLTGEDYIEGQIIHIDNFENVVVNITREQFIAQQQGRKFAIFFRRDEMITQVSETYADVPEGQKLALFNAAGYLEIAVNKGNAAGLFGLQGFRRDQLQQAAYQQLSFYQTVKIIFE; encoded by the coding sequence ATGCCCATTATCACACTAACATCCGATATCGGTTTGCAGGATTACCTCGCAGGCGCCATTAAGGGCCTGCTGCTGCAACACTGCGCGGATGCTCAGGTGGTGGACATCTCTCATCACATCTCTCCTTTCAACCTTCCGCAGGCTACTTACATCTGCCGCAGTGCTTTTAAATACTTTCCGGAAGAGACCTTTCACCTCGTGCTGAATAACCTGTTCGACCGTAAAGCAGATTACCTGTTGATGGCGCGGCACAATAACCAGTTCATCTGCTGTGCGGACAATGGTATTGTAACCATGATCGCCGGGGAAAAGCCAACACAGGTAGTGCGCCTGCCCCTGGTACCGGGTGAGAACAAACACACGCTGAACATGGTGAAAGTGATGGCCCTGGCAATTGCTGCAATGATGAAAGGCGCATCCATGGAACAGGTAGGTACACCGGTTACGGAACTGACGGTGAAGAACAACCTCCAGCCGCTGACCGGGGAAGACTATATTGAAGGGCAGATCATTCACATCGATAACTTTGAGAACGTAGTAGTGAACATCACCCGGGAACAATTCATTGCCCAGCAGCAGGGACGCAAATTCGCCATCTTCTTCCGCAGGGATGAAATGATCACCCAGGTCAGTGAAACCTATGCAGATGTGCCGGAAGGACAGAAACTGGCGCTCTTTAACGCCGCCGGGTATCTTGAAATAGCTGTGAACAAAGGGAATGCTGCCGGGCTGTTTGGCCTGCAGGGCTTCCGGAGAGATCAGTTGCAACAGGCTGCTTATCAGCAACTGTCCTTTTACCAAACCGTGAAAATCATCTTTGAATAA
- a CDS encoding SRPBCC family protein produces the protein MLQDFVVTKALDIKAPVSKVWKFLTTPEGIKEYLFGTNATSEWKVGSLIRFTGEYEGKPYEDKGTIEVFDKEKVFEYTYYSSSSGVPDQAENYSLVRMELEPIEEGTRLKVKHSNFPTETVYQNNEKQWDLVMDTIKDKTEERS, from the coding sequence ATGTTGCAGGATTTCGTAGTCACAAAGGCACTGGACATTAAAGCGCCTGTTTCCAAAGTGTGGAAATTTCTCACCACTCCGGAGGGTATTAAAGAATATCTTTTTGGCACGAATGCTACCAGTGAATGGAAAGTGGGCAGCCTGATCCGTTTTACGGGAGAGTATGAAGGCAAGCCATATGAGGATAAAGGTACTATTGAAGTGTTCGATAAAGAGAAGGTATTTGAATATACTTACTACAGCAGCTCCAGCGGTGTACCGGATCAGGCGGAGAATTATTCTTTGGTGCGCATGGAACTGGAACCAATAGAAGAAGGTACAAGACTGAAAGTAAAACATAGCAATTTCCCTACTGAAACGGTTTATCAGAACAATGAGAAACAATGGGATCTTGTAATGGATACGATTAAGGATAAAACAGAAGAGCGCAGTTAG
- a CDS encoding SDR family oxidoreductase, giving the protein MQNSFQHKTVVITGATSGIGKALAVAFLQTGANVSVCGRKQNTLDALQQELNHPALHTFPADVSKEADCKAFIESALARFGKIDVLINNAGISMRALFHDADVEVLKTLVDINFWGMVYCTKYAFPSILANKGTVVGISSIAGYRGLPGRTGYSASKFAMQGFLEALRTENLHTGVNVMWICPGFTASNIRNTALDKSGQSQQETPLNEDKLMSAATVAQHTLKAILKRKRSLVLTSQGKITVLLSKLLPGLADKLVFNHFKKEPGSPLKSE; this is encoded by the coding sequence ATGCAAAATTCCTTTCAGCATAAAACTGTTGTGATCACCGGCGCTACATCAGGTATTGGGAAAGCACTGGCTGTTGCATTCCTGCAGACCGGCGCCAATGTATCTGTATGCGGCCGCAAACAAAATACCCTCGATGCCCTGCAGCAGGAACTGAACCATCCTGCTTTACATACCTTCCCCGCCGATGTGAGCAAAGAAGCTGATTGCAAAGCCTTCATAGAAAGTGCGCTGGCCCGGTTCGGGAAGATAGATGTGCTGATCAATAACGCTGGCATCAGTATGCGGGCTTTGTTCCATGATGCGGATGTGGAGGTCCTCAAAACACTGGTGGACATTAATTTCTGGGGAATGGTATACTGCACCAAATATGCTTTCCCGTCTATCCTGGCCAACAAGGGTACCGTAGTGGGCATCTCTTCCATAGCCGGCTACAGGGGCTTACCGGGAAGGACCGGCTATTCCGCTTCCAAGTTCGCCATGCAGGGATTCCTGGAAGCTTTGCGCACGGAGAATTTGCATACAGGCGTTAATGTGATGTGGATCTGCCCGGGCTTCACGGCTTCCAATATCCGTAATACAGCGCTGGATAAAAGTGGGCAATCTCAGCAGGAAACACCTTTGAATGAGGACAAACTGATGAGTGCAGCCACTGTTGCGCAACATACGTTAAAGGCTATATTAAAACGCAAACGCAGCCTGGTGCTTACTTCACAAGGCAAGATCACCGTACTGCTAAGTAAGCTTTTACCCGGCCTGGCAGATAAGCTGGTGTTCAATCACTTTAAAAAGGAACCGGGCTCACCTTTAAAAAGTGAATAA
- a CDS encoding GNAT family N-acetyltransferase, translated as MQPNSIIIQQETKVDHKFVFEIHKQAFKREEEAILVDRLRTSPMYVPSLSLIAITGQRIAGHILFTEIKIGGRNVKALALAPVSVLPEFQQQGIGGMLIREGLSKATEAGYGSVIVLGHEHYYPKFGFVPASKWGITSPFDVPDNFFMGMELFPGALDGVSGMVEYAPEFMS; from the coding sequence ATGCAACCTAATTCAATTATCATTCAACAGGAAACTAAAGTTGATCATAAATTCGTTTTTGAAATACATAAGCAGGCATTTAAACGGGAAGAGGAAGCCATCCTTGTAGACCGTTTGCGCACAAGCCCCATGTATGTTCCATCACTTTCACTCATCGCCATTACCGGTCAGCGCATCGCAGGTCATATACTTTTTACCGAGATTAAGATCGGTGGAAGGAATGTGAAAGCCCTGGCATTGGCGCCCGTTTCCGTATTGCCGGAGTTTCAGCAACAGGGCATCGGCGGGATGTTGATCAGGGAAGGATTGTCTAAAGCAACGGAAGCCGGTTATGGCTCCGTGATCGTTCTGGGGCATGAGCATTATTATCCGAAGTTCGGATTTGTGCCTGCATCCAAATGGGGGATCACATCGCCTTTTGATGTACCGGATAATTTTTTTATGGGAATGGAGTTGTTCCCGGGCGCATTGGATGGTGTTTCGGGCATGGTGGAGTATGCTCCGGAATTTATGTCTTAG
- a CDS encoding putative quinol monooxygenase, which yields MIRIVKLTFDPAQTAAFEQLFAERQADIRHFPGCTHLELWKDKAHIGVYFTYSHWENIESLDVYRHSEMFADIWTAIKGWFTGKPEAWSLENRTP from the coding sequence ATGATCCGGATCGTGAAACTGACCTTCGACCCTGCGCAAACTGCTGCTTTTGAACAGCTTTTTGCGGAACGCCAGGCGGACATCCGCCATTTCCCGGGATGTACCCACCTGGAACTCTGGAAGGACAAAGCCCATATCGGGGTCTATTTCACCTACAGCCACTGGGAAAATATAGAGTCACTGGATGTTTACCGCCATTCAGAGATGTTTGCGGACATCTGGACGGCCATTAAAGGCTGGTTCACCGGAAAACCCGAAGCCTGGAGCCTGGAAAACAGAACCCCATAA